The Sphaerodactylus townsendi isolate TG3544 linkage group LG02, MPM_Stown_v2.3, whole genome shotgun sequence DNA segment gggggggggggggtgggggggggggggggtgggggggggggggggtgggggggggggggggtgggggggggggggggtgggggggggggggggtgggggggggggggggtgggggggggggggggtgggggggggggggggtgggggggggggggggtgggggggggggggggtgggggggggggggggtgggggggggggggggtgggggggggggggggtgggggggggggggggtgggggggggggggggtgggggggggggggggtgggggggggggggggtgggggggggggggggtgggggggggggggggtgggggggggggggggtgggggggggggggggtgggggggggggggggtgggggggggggggggtgggggggggggggggtgggggggggggggggtgggggggggggggggtgggggggggggggggtgggggggggggggggtgggggggggggggggtgggggggggggggggtgggggggggggggggtgggggggggggggggtgggggggggggggggtgggggggggggggggtgggggggggggggggtgggggggggggggggtgggggggggggggggtgggggggggggggggtgggggggggggggggtgggggggggggggggtgggggggggggggggtgggggggggggggggtgggggggggggggggtgggggggggggggggtgggggggggggggggtgggggggggggggggtgggggggggggggggtgggggggggggggggtgggggggggggggggtgggggggggggggggtgggggggggggggggtgggggggggggggggagggggggggggggggtggggggggggggggggggggggggggggggggggggggggggggggggggggggggggggggggggggggggggggggggggggggggggggggggggggggggggggggggggggggggggggggaagggggggggggggggggggggggggggggggggggggggggggggggggggggggggggggggggggtagggattggagaaggtggcaagggttGGCTAAGGGTGGGAGAGATGGgaagggtggctaggggtgggggaaggcggcaagggatggctaggggtgggacaGATGGgaagggtggctaggggtgggggaaatgggaagggatgggtagtggtggtggagggtgggaagaggttggagagggtgtcaaggggtgactaggggtggggaaaggtggcaagggggtgggggcagatctCGCCAGGCCCTCTGGGGTCCTGGGAGCTTGAAGAGGGCAGGGTAGGGGTAGCTCCCACCAGGCTTAGCAGGATcttccccacctctgctcaccccaAAGCTCCCTGGGTtgtggggcagggaagctctTGCCAGGCTCTTGGTGGCCTGGGGAGCTTTGGGATGAGCGGAGCTGGGGAAGCTTTTGGCGAGCCTGGCGggagctgcccccaccctgctctccttcaagctctctgggtgacagaaGACCTGGAGAAAGCGCCCCCCACCGCATCTCAAGCCAGGCTTCAGAGAGCCCAGTGAGAGCTTTCCCATCCCAcccccttcaagctccctggACAGTGGGGCAGAGAAACTCATGCTAGGCTCTTGGCAGCCCAACTTGAGTTTGGATGGGGGGTGCTTTCTCTGGGCCTTCTGCAGCTaggggggcagggtgggaaagCCAGGCTCGAtgagagcttccccacctctgctcaccccaAAGCTTTCCAGGCCACCAAGAGCCTGGTGAGAGCTTTCCTGCCCCATGGCATAGGGAGCTTTGGGGTgagtggaggtggggaagctctTGCTGAGCCTGGCAAGAGCTTTCCCACCCCATTTCCCTTCAAACTCCCCAGGCCACAGAAGGCCCGGAGAAAGCACCCCCATCCCAACTCAAACTGGGCTGCTGAGAATCTGGCATGAGCTTCGCTGCCccgtgccccccatgccccacatACCTTAGGTGGCGGTCCAAAGCAGCCTGGCAGAGTCAGGCCTGGTGGCGGCCCCACCAAACtactccttcagccggtggaggctccACCGTGTGTAGGAGCAGCCTATCAGGGCGGGGATGAActgaggggagaaggaggagaggtgtggaggggcaattttccaccccacgtgactgaatggtGGTCCACCTGGGGCAAAAGTCCTCATATGTCCATGTGGAAACTCCGCCTCTGCTTTTGGTCttagcaggggcgaatctaggcaaactggagcccggggacaaaatctgagtttggtgcccccccacccccaccccaggtatggacgaccaccctcccccacaatgaccaaacaatgattttttgcaccagctcacaaaacacctcccaccaccagcaaaacatacatggctttctccccaccaactctctttcctaattgtgtcctcacaccaaccctatgaggtaggctgctagcctgagaaacagctcaagTGGGAATTaatttttaagcatgtaaatctctcacaagtcaccccccatctgaaggtttaccaagcaaacgtcagcatcatcttcagtcctgctgctgcttctgggctccctgctcagcttgccttttcctgtgcctgcaggCGCCCggctgccagggagaaggcttctgaaataaggcatgctgggttagagggaggggaggcagagctccccagtcctgctcccgccccctggacactccaggccaccgtacagagtgggcggggctacgataGGCGCTGGGAGCAGTCAGCTggttcagtgcctgctttctagggcttgctcaatcactggctgtgtaggaggatgttttggcgccccccatgtgacctcaatcgatgcgcccggggacaaggggtaccccatgtccctaggcaggaacgccagtgataACCATGAACATTACAAAAAGGCAGTTTCATTTGGGGTTCATCTGTGATTCCCATAAGAATGAATTCAGTTATGACTGAGTTATTTCCTTTATCCACATCACTCATGATGAAAACTGGATCCACAGTTTTAGCTGTTGTCATGTCAATTTTCTTTCTCGTTCTCTCCTGTAATCAGTGGAGAAATATATTCTTTGGGAGTTTCATTCAGTGTGCCTTTTACGTGAGAGCGGTCTGAAAAATGTAGATCATTTATGTTACAAAACCACACTCCACTAAAGTCACCTTGTAGTACATTTAAAACacttaaacaaaaatataatttattacCATATATTTCACTTGCACACTATTTCTTTCCTGAAAGATACACTAGGAACACTCTGAAAGTAATTATATTATTGTTAGAttttaaagataaaggtagtccctgtGCAGGCACTGTGTCATTACTGACCCGTGCGTGGATGCCACATCACAGTGtcttgttaggtcttggaacataggccctttccgcacatgcgcggaaacgagcctccaccggcataatttatgccggtggaggttcgggGACCATTCGCATGCTAGCGTGTGAGTGGCCCCCACTTCCCCGCCAGCCAGAGAccggagccgcctctcggtcagccccctccactgaccctcatgtccagcgtcgctctggagggcagcgtgggtgggtctctgcagccctccagagcgatgctggtgtcttcccagcggtgcggttcgcatTGTGCTgatgggaagacgccgctttgcaaaaacctagCTTGTTGAGTGAGGTTAAAAGTgacggcttcacgccactcctgggtggccaggacggtgctgctgcgatgcagcagtgcctcctgtgcgaacagcagcccagggacggcgtttttgccatcccggGCCGCTGTATatcacccgtgcagaaagggccatataaTATCTAATTTGAAACTGTATTACATTACTCCTCCATATAGTATGTGGTTCAATACCAGATATGGAAAGCTAGTATAACATATGTACCATCAACTGTCCAACAATGCTGTGCCCACCCCTTTCAGGGATCAATGGCCACATCAACCGAAAAGAACAGACAGTTCCAGTGGTGATGGGGGCTGAAGAATCCTTAAAGGCTAGCTTCTGGGCAGCGGCAGTAGTGGAAGGTGACTCAGGTAGAGGATCTTTCTTAGACAGTGGCAATGCCACCATGTCCTGGTTAGTACTGTGCAGAAGgcagcaatggtaaaccacttctgactaacctttactttgaaaaccctgtgatgagacaatacaaaatgaaaaagatGTAGTGCTGGACAGTGGTTCCCTCAGGCCAGACGATAGCTTCTGAAGAAGAGTGGAGGACAACTACAAGTAGTGTTATTCTTAATGATTTGCCTGGACTAAAGCTGAAAGGACATTTAGTTGTTGACATGAATAGATGCAAAATacatataataggaacatggatTATGAGAAGCATAAATCAAGGTAAGCTTGAAATTGTAAATGAGAAATAGTAAATTTAAACACTTCAATCCTAAGAGTAACTAAAGTTGATTGGGTTAGaacattttcagccagaaaattacaaagtgttctATTCAGGGaatgacaacaacaaaagaaacagaattgTTTCAATAGTGAGGCAAGATGTAGCACAGGCAgtcagtaattttttttcagtaatttaagggatttttttttgcaacaaatTGAACAAACTAGGAATACATTATATGTTTAATTTGTATTCTATGTTGGATTCATGTTCTGTATAAATTGTCCTTTGTAGTATTAGGACTTGAGAAGGTTAACACTTTGGAATTGTTTGAGTCTAGCGCTCCTCGTCCTCCAATTCCAGAGTTACTTTCAGTTGGGCAAGTGTCCCAAGAGACAGCTTCAGAATAGAGAAAGAGGAGAGGATTTCTGTCCACACAATTTCCCCACTCTGTTTGACCATGCACCTATTCCCACCTGCCTTGGAATGGGTCTGGCTTTTCCTCCTGGAGTTCTTTAAATACCTGGCTGCCCTGTCTGACCTCCTCTAGGAAGGGCAGTGCTACCTGTTCTCCCTGCCCTAATGTCAGAGCTCCCTAGGGTTGTCTCTGGTAGGAGCTTAGGTTGGTTGGTTTCTGTTACTGAGCATGACACTGACAGATGGCTGGGCTTTTTCAAACTGGCTGACTCCTGAGTAGACTCCACCAAGCACACACCCTGATGCAACTTGACAGGTGACTTGCCCAGCTTTGGGCCTTGCTGTCTCCTGGAGTAAGTGGGGTGTGAAGTGAGGAACGGAGGTTTAGACCAATATGAGTTAAGCAAATTTTAATATTCCTTTTCGTCTGTGCCTTAACGTGCTCCTTCTCAATGGCATCCCACATGGAAATCACAGTGAAATTACTGCAAATAGCTTATTTATAGCAGGAAAACATGCACGTCGGCCTCAAGTAGCGCCCCATGAGCGAATCTTCATTTTCTAAATGAACATACTTACCTGTCATCTAGTGAGTAGTTTCTCTCCCTGCTTTCACAATCTGTAAGCATGAGAAGAGATCTTAAGAGTTAGTTGGTATCACTGGGGACTCCATCCCTGATGCACCTGTGTGGATTCTGGGAATAATATATTTTGGTGTTTATGATTGATTACTCTGCTTTCATTCCCATAACATTTCAATATGGGGACTGTTTGCATGAAACAGATGTCTAGGGCTTCCTGTCTGTTTAGTGTGTTGTCAAAAAGGATGTAGGTAATGGGGGGAGGGTTCCCGAgtttaacccccccattacatgtccgaagctctgccctgtttgtgtttttttgtagttttaaagcatttttcagtgtttggccttcagggggcgcagttttaaggctagcagcaccacaatttcagagtttgtttgggagactctcctgatgataccatccaagtttggtgcggtttggtttaggaggtctaaagttatggactcccaaagtgggtgcccccatcccccattgtttccaatgggagctaataggagatgggggctacacctttgtgggtccatatGCTACTTTCAAATTGGTGCTGCAGTTCCCATCCATGAAAGTCACCAGGGCACCAGTGAATAACTCTTACAGATTCTGCCAAAATATTGAGATACAGATAAGCCCATGGTGAATTCCTGCATGAAGAATGGCCCCTTAATTGTTTCTACCACAACATTCATTGGGACTGTTTAGGAAGAGAAAATAGATCTGCTGTTCTTGTGTTCAGTGGGTTCCATGGCTAATTGATATCCACTTATCTATCTTACATGTCACAAGGATACTAACTATAGATTTGGATGGTGACTCGgaagattgttgttgtttttgtggcAGCATGATTGGTGAATGTAATAGTGGCTGTTACTCATCAACAACAGAAGTACTCAAAGAAACTTCACTTTACTTTTGCCCCATGTCACTTCAGCTTGTCCCATGAtcgaacttccttccttccttccttccttccttccttccttccttccttccttccttccttccttccttccttccttccttccttccttccttccttccttccttccttccttccttccttccttccttctcacttTTACTTTAGCAGAGATTGAAGGAAAATGATATGTTTGAAGCCAGATAACCAGTAGAAAATCCTTAGATACATATGCTGGTAACATACTTTCAACTCCCTTATATAGGCGGGGAATGCAAACAGATAGAATAGGTTTTGGAAAAGCCAGACCATGAGCCTATGGCTGTCTGATGCAAAGCAACTGTCTTGTGTCACTGACACTAATGACACACAGGCAGCCAATATACTGTGAACTGTGAACTGTTGAACTGTGGGCTCAGCCTGATCTGGGGCAAGCATTGAGTTGTATGCACCACTTCCAAAGTCCAGGTGGTCTGCAGAGCCCCCAGTTGAACACTGGGCTCAGCCTGACCAGAGCTTGGAAAGCTCAGGCCAGATGATCCCTCAAGGGGCCATATGTTTGACACCCATGGTGTAATTAGGCTCTTTCTTTCTGATCCCCCTATCTTCATTCCTTATAGGGTCCCACATTCCTACTTTTTGTATCATCccatctaagtccattgacttcaatggatgtaTGAGACTTCAATCACACACTGAGGGAGCTAATCCGATCACAGAATTGGATCTAAAACATTATGTGTATTCTGCCTAAAGATAGATCCAGTCTTGGTGGTCAGAAAAAACTGATGAAGCAATAATGTTTAGACAACACAGGACTGTGTGAGCTTTTGAATTATGTATATTGGTTTCCCCTACTGCAGAATTCTATTTCCATAGTATTCTCCTCTAAAAGGCTTCTGTTGACCCTTTTACAGATTCTTATTCCTTGTGATCAAAATAGCAGCAATGGTCTATATGacaaaaaacatgaaaaacaagTACAAATCTAGTGATAAGAAATTCAGACACATGCATTTCACAAATATAAGATAGGAAATTCAGACACATGCATTTCACTTTAAGATGTTCAgttaatctttttaaaacattgagaCGTAAAATGTGTCCTCACCAAACAtgtttattattttcaaaatgcaaaatgtaCAGGTATTTCATTTCCGCACATTGACAAACTGGTAAAGGCACTGTGTTGCATGCATGCAGCCAATGATTTTATTTGTGTATTAATTTATTCTCGTTTTTACATTGCCATATTACTAAACATTCTTATGATGGTATATAAAACAGAAACACAAAATGTTATCATGCAAAATTTTTTGCAGGTTTAGTGAAAATAGCAAAAATAGCAACATTCAgtgtagaagcagcagtggcgtaggaggtaaagagctcatgtatctaatctggaggaactgggtttgattcccagctctgccgcctgaactgtggaggcttatctggggaattcagattagcctgtacactcccacacacgcctgctggatgaccttgggctagtcatagctcttctgagctctctcagccccatccacctcacaggtgtgtttgttgtgaggggggaagggtaaggagattgtacgcccctttgagtctcctgcaggagagaaaggggggatataaatccaaactcttcttcttcttcttcttcttcttcttcttcttcttcttctacaaattaTACAAGAAAAGAATTTTCAAATGTTCTACCTCTGTAGAGCCTTCTGCATTTGATATCTCTGACAAAGAATCCATGCACATCAATCATGGTATCCCTTTCTATGGTTGAGGAGTCTGGGGACTGCAACAGGACACACATAATGCACACCATGTTCTAGCCAGGCCTGTTGGGTTTCACAGTTATGCTTTGTTAACTAAATGTGTGCTAGTACATGCCAAGTGGTTTTCTGAGACTGTTCATAGAAAGAAAACATTGTTAATACTGGGCACTCTGACTTTCTAGGAAATATAAGCTCCACTCCTGATTTTACAGTTGGGGATTGTGTAAGATGCCAGGTCCCCCTTGACCactgaagggggaagggggctaaAGTTCTCATTTCCAGgataggaaatttctggaaatttgggggtggagcctggggaggacagggacctcagtgggacacaatgccatagattccaccctctaaagcatccattttctccagaggaactgatctttgaagatgagctgtaatttcacaAGATCCCCAGAGCCTACGTGGAGGCTGGCACTGCTATGATTATGGGAAACATTTCTGAAGCATACTCAGGAAATTTCATTTCAAACGTATATAACTATATATTTTCCACACATgcactctttctctttctttgtatcACTGGCTATTTTGAAACCATTTCGCTTCCTTTCAAAAGACACATGTGACCAAGTATTTTTATCAGGGCGTGTTTCACATCTTTATTTCTGAGACTATAAATCAGAGGATTAAGCATTGGGATTATTATTGTATAGAAAACTGAGGCCCATTTGTCTTGGTCCATTGAATAGCTAGAGCTTGGTCGAAGATACATGAAGAGTACTGTTCCATGGAATATCCCTACAGCTGTCAAGTGGGAGGCACAAGTGGAAAAGGCTTTACGTCTGCTTTCAGCAGAGCGCATTCTCAGAATGGTGTTCAAGATATACCCATAAGAAACTAGAATCATTCCAATGCTGCCTGCTTCAACATAAGCAACAAGGATGAACATCACAATCTCACTAAAATGGGTATCAGAGCATGAGAGCTCTACTAGGGGAGGAATGTCACAGAAGAAGTGATTGATTATGTTAGAGTTGCAGAATGAAAGTCGGAAAGTGCAGTAGGTGTATGCAATTGAATCCATGGTTCCTACAATGTATACTACAGCCATCAGTTGTTTGCAAACCTTCTTGGACATAATGACTGTATAAAGCAGTGGATTGCAAATAGCCACATAACGGTCATAGGCCATTAGACCTAACAAAATACACTCCATATCTGAAaagacaataaataaaaatagctggAGAACACAGGCACTGTATGAAATCCCTTTACTCTCAGATACAAAGCCAGCCAGCATTTTGGGAACAATAACTGAGGAGTTGCAGAGGTCAAGGAAAGACAAGTTTCCCAGGAAAAAATACATGGGGTTGTGAAGCTGGGACTGAGTACAAATTAACATAATCATCCCAAGATTCCCTATTACAGTGATGACATAAATGAATAGAAACATCACAAAAAGAGGGAGGTACAGTTGTGGATTATCTGTCAATCCTAGAAGCACAAATTCCGTTACAGCAGAGCTATTTCCTTTATCCATCATTCATGGCAGATTCTAGTTGTGTTTGTGTGCAATGTCCTTCTGAGGTTTTCCTAACAAGgatagaaacatttttttcttagaaTTTCATTCAGTATAGCTTTCCTGtgagaacaattttttaaaaaccaagttcaTTTATACCATTATCATTGTTGCACTAGTATCACATTGTAAGATATGTGATAGCTATAGCAGATAAtgcaaaaatataatttattgCTATCGTATTATAATTTCCTGATATAAACTGCACTATACACTTTGAAGACTGATTTCAActatttaattatgttttatataCTTAATATTCCATTAAAATTAAACTAATTCTATTTTTTAttcttatgagaataaaatgtggAAGAGAGACCCATGAGTGCAGGATAAACATGAATTTGATAGGCAGATAAACTATACACTCTTTTGAATACTTGTCTAAAATGATTTGTCTGGCAGATGCCATGGGTCACAAGGACCATGCAATCTTCATGTGATTCACAATCAGATGGGATAGGCTACTGTAACACATGCACTGTTTTCTACTTACTGCGAGGCAGCAAAGTACCCCTCTCTACCAATAGATAGGGTTTGCAGCCTCATTGGTGGGGGTTgaagatctcacagaattacagctgacttctgtttccttggagaatatggctgctttggaaggtggcacctacctcacagaggtgcTGACCCTCCCCATACCCTTACTTCTCCAGATGTTAATCACAGCAATTAATATAAACCATGCTTCATAGAGTTGCCTCTTGTTTAAACTACCATTTTTAGACATCAAGAATTTGCATTTCCATGTGAAACTAAACCCAAATGCTGCACAATTTCATCATATCAAGATGAGGCTGCAGTAACTGGAAAAGGAAGAGAGTAACCTAATTGCAGATGACTTTTCCTGATCACATAAGTTGGTGTAATTAAATCGAAccactagatttgagtccagtagcatcttaatgACAaataagattttgggggtatgtgtttttgagagtcagatacctgacaaagagagctttgactcctgaaagcttattCCCCCAAAATGCTATTGCTCTCTAAGGCTCTAtgagactcaaatctagctcttctactgcagacccaacatggctaccctcccgAAGCTACATTCAATAAATTCACTGTGCATTTATCACTCTTTATATAACACTATACTCTGCCATGGATGCACATGCCAATATTTTTCTGCTGCAAAAGAATCCTAATTGAATTTAGTTTTGAGAATTACAACTTCAAAACTGTTAACCGAAAGCTCAGCAATCAAGCTGTTTTTATGATCCTTGTGTTCCAACAGGTGAACTCTTAGCATTACTGCAAGTGGGGGTGTTATGTCACAAACAGGAGAATATATTTCTAACCTTGCTCCTGATCTCTGTTCTTGTCCTGCATAGGCATCTCCGGTATGATCAAGTTCCTGATTGCCTATATTACCTCCCAATTCTTATACCTTATTCATCCCAAAGTTGGACAAACTAATAGTCtgctttcatttaaaataaatgaccTAAACATGTTGACAAGTTCATCATAAATGTATTTTCTCCATTTGTGtcgtaattttttttaatagcaccAGAACTGCCTTTTCTGTTAGGCAGCATTTTGAAATACAGAGAATGTACATCTAACTCAAGACCAATGCTGCAGGATTTCTTAAGATTAGAATGACTGGCTGCAGCTACTGAAATAATGAACAAATAATTTAATTGGTAGATTATTTGATTATGGTCATTtaagtttaacacacacacactaaccttTGTGTGATCAGATTgaactaatgtattgtcgaaggctttcacggccggattcaactagttgtggtgggttttctggactgtgtggccgtggtcaggtggatcttgttcctaacgtttcacctgcatctgtggctggtatcttcagagctgtatcacagagggacgtctGATACATACTGTGTAACAGTGAGCAAGATCCACActgtgaacaagatccaccagaccacggccacacaacccggaaaacccaccagaaccagattgAACAAGCTTGCTAT contains these protein-coding regions:
- the LOC125426262 gene encoding olfactory receptor 1019-like, giving the protein MMDKGNSSAVTEFVLLGLTDNPQLYLPLFVMFLFIYVITVIGNLGMIMLICTQSQLHNPMYFFLGNLSFLDLCNSSVIVPKMLAGFVSESKGISYSACVLQLFLFIVFSDMECILLGLMAYDRYVAICNPLLYTVIMSKKVCKQLMAVVYIVGTMDSIAYTYCTFRLSFCNSNIINHFFCDIPPLVELSCSDTHFSEIVMFILVAYVEAGSIGMILVSYGYILNTILRMRSAESRRKAFSTCASHLTAVGIFHGTVLFMYLRPSSSYSMDQDKWASVFYTIIIPMLNPLIYSLRNKDVKHALIKILGHMCLLKGSEMVSK